Genomic DNA from Amycolatopsis alba DSM 44262:
GCTCCTCGGCGGGGACAGCCCGGCGCAGGCGGCGCAGAGCGTCGTCGAGTTCCACGGCGAACACCAGGCAGGGATCGTCACGCCGGTGCAGGAGAACCTGCATTTCGTCGCACTGGACGTGACGACTAAGGACCGTGAAAAGCTGGTCAAACTGCTGCGCACGTGGACGGACGCGGCCCGGCGGATGACCGCGGGCCAGGAGGTCGGGACGGGCGGTGCCGTCGGTGGCGCCCCCGCCGCTCCGCCGAGCGACACCGGCGAGGCGCTCGACCTGGCGGCGTCGTCGCTGACCCTGACCATCGGTTTCGGCCCTTCGCTGTTCGACGACCGGTTCGGGCTCGCCTCGAAACGGCCCGCGGCGCTGATCGATCTCCCCCTGTTCCCACAGGACAAACTCGATCCCGCGCGGGGCGGCGGCGACATCTGTATCCAGGCGTGCGCGGACGACCCCCAGGTCGCCGTGCACGCGATCCGGAACCTCGTGCGGCTGGGCTTCGGCGTCACCGCGGTGCGCTGGTCGCAGCTCGGGTTCGGCCGCAGCTCGTCGACGTCGCGGGCGCAGTCCACGCCGCGGAACCTGTTCGGGTTCAAGGACGGGACACGCAACGTCAAGGCCGAGGAGACCGACATCCTGCGCGACCAGGTGTGGGCGACGGCCGAAGACGGGCAGCCGTGGATGGCGGGCGGGTCGTACCTGGTCGCCAGGCGGATCCGGATGCACATCGAGACCTGGGACCGGGAGTCTCTGAAGGGCCAGGAAGGGATCGTCGGCCGGTCGAAGGGCACGGGCGCGCCGCTGGGACAGTCCGCCGAGTTCGACGCACCCGACTTCCAGGTCGGCGGCGCCGGCGGCGAAAAGCTGATCCCGGAAGACTCGCACGTCCGGCTGGCGTCGCACGAGAACCTGAACGGGGCGCGGATCCTGCGTCGCGGCTACAACTTCGTCGACGGTTCCGACGGTGTCGGGCATCTCGAAGCGGGACTGTTCTTCCTCGCCTTCAATCGGGACACGCGCAAGCAGTTCGTACCGATGCAGCAGGCGTTGTCGTCGAAGGACGCGATGATGGAGTATCTGCAGCACACCGGATCCGCTCATTTCGCGGTGCCGCCGGGTGTGCGCGAAGGCGGTTTCTGGGGCGAGGGCCTGTTCGCTTGACCTCCAGTTAAGTCGAGGTCGCACACTGGATTTCATGTTCAGTGAAGCGGAACTCGACTTCCTCGCCACCCAGGAACTCGGACGGCTGGCGACGGCGCAACCGGACGGCACACTGCAAGTCAGCCCCGTCGGCTACGCCTACAACACCGAGACCCGGACGATCGACATCAGGGGCTACGAACTGGCGAAGAGCAAGAAGTTCCGGAACGTGGCCGCCAACGGTCAGGCCGCGTTCGTGGTGGACGACATGCCCTCGTACGACCCGCCGAGGATCCGCTGCCTCGAGATCCGGGGCCGGGCCGAAGCGCTGACCGGCGCCTGCACGCCCGATGGCCATCTCGACGGCGCGGTGATCCGGATCCACCCCTCGCGGATCATCAGTCTCGGCATCGACGACCCGGACCACGACCCGCTCGATCTGGTTCCGCACAACCGGAACGTCTGACCGCGAAAGGGGCGTCCCTGATTCGTCAGGAACGCCCCTTTCCTCTGTGACACGGTCAGCGGCGGTTACCGAAGACCATGTAGGTCCCGAGGCCCGCCACGGCGAGCACCACGGCGGTCCACGTGGCCGCGGCCACGTCGGCGGGCTGAAGGAGCCAGGTGATCACCAGGTGCGTGGTGTCCGTGCCCGACGTGGTGGCCCAGACCACGAACGAGACGACGAACACGAGCAGCGGCAACGTCCACCCGAAGGCCCCGCCGAACAGCACCGCGGCGATCCCGACGAGACCGAGCAGCCCGCCCGCGTTCCGCAGGATGATCTCCACCGGGACCCGATCCGCCTCCCACAGCCGCGGCAGCAGCACGGCACCGACGGCGAGGCCGCCGATCAGCAGGAGATGCAGGCCCCGACGGGGCACCCAGCGGATCGCGGCGGTCCTGTCCAGGTCGGCGTCCTGCCCGCTGAGGCCGATGGCGGTCACCGCGATCGCCACCAGCAGCGCCAGGGAAACCGGGATCCTCGACCAATTGTCCCGCGCCAGGAACCAGATCACCGCCATGCTCACCGCCAGCGCCGCGAACGACGTGGGCATGGCACGCGAGCGGGCGTACAGCACCGCCCATCTCATCGGGCACCGCCGAGCAGGATGTCGAGCTGGTTGCCTTGGCAGGTCAGGCCCGCCTGCCGCACCGCGATGATCCGTTCGCGCTGCACGTCGGCCGGAAGGGCACGGAAGATGTCCTGCTTCTGGACGACCTCGTTCTTCGTTGCGTCGCTCAGCCAGGAACGCTCGGACAACTTCCACTCGCCGAGGAACCAGCTCGACGTGATCGCCCGCGCGGCGACCTCGTCCATAAAGGACTTGTCGACACCCCGGAGGGTGTAACAGGTAGGCGTCCCGGCGCCGGCGACCAGCGCCCACGTCACGTCGTCCGGTTGCAAGAGCGAACGGACGGACCAATCCAGCAGATCCACGGAGACGGTGTCGGCGGCACGCGGCGGCACCTCGTCGTAGTCCAGGCGCCGGTCCTGGACCGCGACTTTGACCGGCGCGTCCGGCAGCGTTCCCAGCAGCCGCAACGCTTCCTTGCCGGGCCCGGCAAGCCTGGGGAGTTCGTACCCCATCGCGCCGGGTACACAGACCGGCCCGTCACAGAGCATCGCCGTCGCGCGCGGGTCGACGGCCTTGGCTTCGGCCGTGCTGTTGGGGAGAACGGGCAAGGCGATCGCGACCGCCACCAGCGCGGGAACGACGGCGAGTGCCTTCGCCCTCGTGGAGCGAACCGCCAGCAGAAGGAATCCTGTCGCCGCCAGCCCGGCTAGCCAGACCCCTTGGCCGAGATCCATCCTGCCCGAGGTGGTCGTGAACGGATCGTTGACGACGTCCATCGCGGGAGCGAGCAAAGCGACCCGGAGCGGAACGGCTCCGAAGATCACGCTGCCTTCCGACCCGCCGATCTGGAACACGAGCATGGTCACGAGAGCGGCGACGGCCACCGCGGGCGCCGTCAGCGGATGCGGCAGCAACCGGCCGATCCCGAGCCCGATCCAGGCGCCCGCGAGCATCGCCAGCACGCCGACCACGACGATCGGCAGCCAGCCGAAGGTGAAGAACCCGCCGTTGAAGACAGTCTGGACGGCACCGGCGGCGAAGACCAGCAGATAGCCCAGCACCAGCAGGCCGCCCAGCGCACCGGCGAGCTTCGCGGCCCGGTGCCATCCGGGACGCGGCATCGTCGTCATGAGTTCGGCCGTACCGGATCGGCTGTCCCGCATGCCCTGGATGGCGCCGGCTCCGATCGCGATCGGCCACAGGAACACCAGCAGGAACCGGCTCCACTGCGCGGCGAGCCCCCAGTGCTCGTCCCAGGCGAGCGGCAGCCTCGTCCACGGGCCACTGAACGAATACAGGAAGCCGAACGCGACGACCAGGATCGCGAGAGCTGCCCACGGGGCGATGGTGCGGCGGAGTTCGATCCGCAGAATCCGCGTGTTCACCAGTTCCCCTTCCCCGGCTCGTGCCCCAGAAGGGCCGAGTACCCGCGCTCGATCGGGCTGTCGCCGACGTGCTCCGCGCTCCCGGCCGCGGCCAGTTCGTCCGGGGTCCCCTGGAAGACGAGCTTCCCGTTTTCGAACAGGACGACGTCGGTACACGCTGTGGCGACGTCCTCGACGAGGTGCGTCGACACGACTACGCAGGCGTCACGTCCCAGCTCCTGCATGAGATCCCGGAAGCGCACCCGCTGCGCCGGGTCGAGCCCGGCGGTCGGCTCGTCCAGCAGGAGGACGTCCGGATCGTTCACGATCGCCTGCGCGATCCCGACCCGCCGCACCATGCCGCCGGAGAGCGTCTTCATCTTGTCGTCGGCGCGGTCGGCGAGACCGACCCGTTCGATCGAACGCTGCACCGCCCCCGGTATGTCCTCTTTGGACATTTCCTTGAGCCAGGCGATGTACTCGACGAACTCGCGGACGGTGAATCGCTTGTAGTAGCCGAAATTCTGTGGCAGATAGCCGATACGGCGGCGCAGGCGGCGCTGATCGGTGAACCCCCCGACGGATTCACCGAGCAGCGCCAGCCCTCCCTCCGCCGGCCGGAGCACCGTCGCCAGTGCCCGGATCAGCGTGGTCTTCCCGGCCCCGTTCGGGCCGAGCAGACCGTGCACCCCCGTGCCGAGTTCAAGATCGAGCCCGTTCACGGCGAACTTGCGTTTGCCGACCCGGACCTTCAGTCCCTCCGCTTTGATTTGCCACGCGTAGGTCGTCGGCGCGACCTCCGCGGCCCCGACAGCACGCATCATGTTCTCCCCTTCGTTCTATCGTTCGGTTCCGCTGAGCAGGCCGAAGGAGCTCCGCCGGAGCACCACCACGACCGCGGTCAGCGCGAAGATCACGCCCCACACCGGAAGCAAGTGGGGATCGAATGCGGTGGCGCGCCCTTGCGAAGCCACCGCGGGCGCCAGGACCACCGTCAGCCAGATCCCGGACAGGACATACGCCGCACGGGTCACGCCGATCAGCCCGCCGAGCGCAAGCGTCCCGGTGGTGAAGGCCAGGCTCGGCAGGAGGCCGAGCCCGAATCCGCCGCCCGCGACCCAGGCGGCGAGGGCCTGTACCGGCAGGACGACGGCGAGGACCGCCGTCGTCCGGCGCAGCACCAGGTAGAACCCGCCTCTCGGCGCGGAAGTGACGAGTTCGTAAGCGGGGTCGAGCCCTTTGGACCACGAGACCGCGACCCCGAGCACCGGCAGCACCGGTGAGAAGAGCTGAACGAACGAGTAGCCCCCGCTCCAGGTGAAACCGGCCCAGTCCAGCAGAAATCCCGTCGCCGGGATCAGGATGATCATCACCAGCCACGGCAGCATCACCGGTGTCACCCAGGTGTGCAACCGCCCGGCCCACCGGCTTCGCGACCGCCCCGGCCCCGTTTCGGCCAGTTTCGGCCCCAGCCCCGCCCAGACGTCGTCCACCAGCGCCGACACCATCGGCGAGCTGACCTCGGACAGCCTCCCCCGGCAATCGGCGCACGATTCGAGATGGGCTTCGACCGCCCAGACCTCGTCGCCGGTCAAACCGTCGTCCCCGCGGACGTAGCCGGCGAGGAGCCGCTCCGACACGTGTTCCTTGTTCACGACAGCGCCTCCCGCATCGCGATCCGAGCCCGCCTGGCGCGGGTTTTGACGGTTCCTTCCGGCAGGCCGAGCAGGACCGCGGTCTCGCGGACGGTCAGCCCGTCGAGCACCATGGCCTGCAAAACCTGCCGCAGTTCGGGAGCGAGACGGCGCAGCGCGTCACCGACGTGGTCGCCGACCGCCCCGGCCAGCGCCTCGTCCTCGGCGGCAGGCGCGACGACCGCTTCCGCGACCGGCATCGGCTGCGCGTACCGGGCCCGGCGACGGAAAGCGTCGACCAGCCGCCGCGCGGCGATCGTCCACAACCAGCCGACGGCGCTCCCGCCGACGGCCGAACCCGCGAACGCGCCCGCCGCGCGCCACACCGCGAGGTACGTCTCCTGCATCACCTCGGCGACGATCTGCTCGTCGGCGCAGCGACGGCGCAGGCGTACGGCCAGCCACGGCGACGTGCGGCGGTAGAGCTCCTCGAACGCCGCGCGGTCACCTTTGGCCGTGCGACGGACGAGCTGCTCTTCGTCCGGTTCCGTTCCCTTCACACCCGGCAAGACGTCGAGATGGCGGAATCGGTTCTCACTCGATTGTGTTCCGCATCACAGCGGCTGCGTGGGCGCGGCCGCTTTCTCGTCGAAAGCGGAGCGGGCGGCGAAGATCTGGTCGACGTTTTCGACGGCCCATTCGGCGACGGCGTTCGTCAGCCTGCCGACGTCGACACCGAGCGGGGTGAGCCCGTACTCGACCCGCGGCGGAACGGTGGGATACACGTCCCGGCGGATCAGCCCGTCCCGTTCGAGGGTCCGGAGTGTCTGGGTCAGCATCTTCTGTGTGATGCCGTCGAGCAGGCGGCGAAGTTCACTGAACCGCATCGGCCGCTCATAGCGCCGGATCGCGCCGAGGACGTAGAGCGCCCACTTGTTGGCGAGCACTTCGATGACCGTCCTGGACGGGCAGTCACGGCCGTGCACGGCCACCCATTCCTCGAATATCCGCCGCTCGTCGAAGGTACCCATGAGGTACCTAGATATCAGGAGAGTGCCTACTTCACAACGGGTACCGGGCACCGACATGCTCGTTTCCATGCGAAAGATCCAGCAAGTCTCGTTCGGCGGGCCCGACGTTCTTCAGCTCATCGAATCGGAAAAGCCCGTTCCGGGCGAAGGCCAAGTCCTGGTGCGCGTCCACGCCGCCGGGGTGAATCCGGCGGATTGGAAGATCCGGAACGGGCTGGTCGTCGGCGACCTGCCGCTGACCGTGGGACTCGACTTTTCGGGCGTGGTCGACTCCGCCGGGACGCGGTTCCAGCCCGGCGACGAGGTCTACGGCGTCACGTTCCCGCCGAACGGCTCGTACGCCGAGTACGTCGCGGTCAGCGAAGACGCACTCGCGCTGAAACCGAAAAGTCTGGATCACGTCGAGGCGGCCGCGCTCCCGATCGCGGCGTTGACCGCATGGCAGCCATTCACCAAGGTGTTCCCGGTCGGGCCGGGGCATCGGGTGCTCATCCACGCCGCGGCGGGCGGGGTCGGGCATCTCGCCGTCCAGATCGCGAAGGCGAGGGGCGCGTACGTCATCGGGACCGCACGGAAGGCGAAGCACGCGTTCCTGCGGGATCTCGGCGCGGACGAACTCATCGACTACACGACCAGCGATTTTTCAAAATCGCAGGTCATCGACGTGGTGCTGGACCCGATCTCCGGCGACTACGGCCCTCGCTCCCTGGACACGCTCAAACCGGGCGGTTCGCTGATCGACATCGTCGGGCACGGTCCGGACCGGACGGAAGTCCGGCGGAAAGCCGACGAACTCGGTCTCCGTTTCGCCGAGTTCTACGTCTCCCCGTCCGAAACGGATCTGGCGGAAATCGCCGCCCTGGCCGAAGCCGGCGCACTGCGGGTCTCGATCGCGGACGTCCTCCCGCTCGAACAGGCGGCGAAGGCACACGAACTGAGCGAGTCCGGACGCGTTCAGGGCAAACTCGTGCTGACGATCTAGCTCGGCCAGAACTTGCGCCAGCCGTCGGCCTCGAGCGTCGTCGGCTCGAGACCGGCGTCGCGGGCGGCCTGTTCGGCGTCGCGGATGTCCTGCGCGAACCGCTTCGCCACGGCGCGAAGCTCGCCTTCGGGATCGATGCCTGCCCGGCGAGCGATCGCGGCCACCCGGAACAGCTGGGCGGCCGCTTCGGAGCCTTCCGGGAACAGATCGAGCGGGATCCCGGCGCGGCCGCTGCGCTGGCCGAGCTTCCCGGCCAGGGCCACGGCGGGCTGGCCGAGCGCGACGCCATCCACAATGGATTGGCGACTCTTCTCGGCCTGTTTCAGTTCTTCCCATTTCAGATTCTGGTCGCCGACGGTCTCGACCCGCGGAGCGTCGGTGAAGACGTGCGGGTGGCGCCCGACGAGTTTCGCGACCAGATCGGACGCGACCTCGTCGATCCCGAACGGGTCAGCGGCGTCCTCGATGGCCACGCGCGCGTGGAACAGCACCTGGAGCAGGACGTCGCCGAGTTCCTCGCGCAAGGCGGCCCTGTCACCGTCCTCGATCGCGTCGAGCAGCTCGTAGGTCTCCTCGACCAGGTACTGGCGCAGCGACTCATGCGTCTGGATCGCGTCCCACGGGCATCCGCCCGGCGAGCGGAGGCGATCCATCACCTCGGCGGCCTCGACCAGCGGCGGAACCGGCGCCTCGATCACCCGCGCGCCCGACCTGATCAGCGCCGCCGCCTTCGGTTCCCTTCGCGAACCGGCGATCAGCACGAGGTCGCGCACCTGTGCGCCTTCGAGCGGGGGAACCCCGAAAACGTCGGCGTCGATATCGGAAGCCGCGTACACGGCCTGGCCGCTTCGCAAGATCGAGAGTGCCTCGGCGGGCAGTGTCGCCCCGCGGGCGATCACGACGACGGCAGCGGTCACGGGTTTCGCGGGGCGGCACCGTGCACAGGCAGCACGATGCCCTTCTTCGAAGCTTCGTTGGGCGCGAGGTCCATGCCCACAACATCCCACACGCCGTAGCGCGGATTGACCTTGAGGTCGACCTGATCGAGGTAGGGCTGGAGGAGCCGGACACCGACTCCGGCCAGCTGCTGGGCGCTGGGCTGCGCGGCCTGATCCGACGCGACGGGCTTGTCAGCGGCCCGCTCGCGCACCACGACGACGACCCACAACGGCTGCTGCGGTGTCGGCTGGAACGCGGCGACGGTGTTGGGTTCGAGACCGAAGAGGACGGTGGCCGCGGTCGCGGGCGACTGCATCGCCGGCAGCTTCTGGCCGGTGCCTGCCTGCGTGTCGGACGTCTGCTGGTCCTGCGCGATCAGTTCGGCGGCCGCGTTCGGCGACGCGGCGAACTTCCGAGCCTTTTCGATCGCCTGCTCGCGCAGCTTGTCCGCGTCGGAGGCGGTGGCGTCGGTCGAGGAGACCGAGCTGAAATCGAAAGTGACGGTGAGCTTGTCCAGGTACTTCATCGCGAGCTGGGTCTGCAACGCCGCGTCGACCAGGGAATCGCGGTGGTCCCGCACGCGCGCCACGAGCTGCTGCACGCTGATCGCGGGGTCGTTCTGCGGGTTGGCCTCCATCGGCTTCGCCAGCGGATCGTTCTGCAACGCGTTCACGACGAGAGCCTCGTCGACCCGGACGCCTTCCCGCTGAGCGGCACGCTCGGTGAGGTCGTGGAGGACCTCCTGGCGCACGATCTCGCGGCCGACGAGATCGAGCTTGTGCTCCTTGGCGAGCTGCTGACCGTACGGGTGCTCACGGACGGCCTTGTCGATCAGCTGCTGCACGCGATCCACCGAAACCGTCTTGCCGCCGACGATCACCGCCGCACCGACCTGCCCTGGTCCGGCGTTGCAGCCGGCGAGAAGGAGAGAACCGGCAAGAACCCCGACCAGCGCACGACGGCGCCCCATGATCCGCATCACAGCGCCTACCCTCTCATACCGGCTCCCGCGAGAGAACCACGTCATAAGTAGCGATTCGGGTTCGCTCACGCGACAGGCGCCGGTGACTTCATCAGATTCGTCAGCAGCTTCGCGCACCAGTCGAGAAGTTCCTCGTCCCGCAGCACCGGCGCGCCCATCCGCCCGCCCGCCGGGCCCTCGGTCGGCTTCGGCACGGAAACCGTGTTCGTCACCGCCTTGTAGAGAGCCTTGGGGTACAAGCGCTTCAGCCGCACCAGCTGTGAATCCGCCAGCGGCAGCGGCGCGAACCGGATCGACGTGCCTTGGACGGCGACCTCGGTGACACCCGCCGCGCGGCAGGTGTGCCGGAACGCGGCGACGGCGAGCAGCCGCCGGACCGGGGCGGGCGGCTGGCCGTAGCGGTCGATCAGTTCTTCACGCACGGCGTCGAGCCCGCCCTGGTCGGGCGCGGCGGCGATCTTGCGGTACGCCTCCAGCCGCAGCCGCTCGCCGGGGACGTAGTCATGCGGGATGTGCGCGTCCACCGGGAGATCCACCCGGACCTCGGCGAGTTCCTCTTCTTCGGACGTTTCCGCTCCTGCGTGCCGCCGGAACGCGTCGACCGCTTCGCCGACAAGCCGCACGTACAGGTCGAAACCGACGCCCGCGATGTGACCGGACTGCTCCGCGCCGAGGATGTTGCCCGCGCCGCGGATCTCCAGGTCCTTCATCGCGACGGCCATACCCGCGCCCAGTTCGGTGTTCTGCGCGATCGTCGCCAGCCTGTCGTGCGCCGTCTCGGTGAGCGGGGCCTCCGGCGGGTACAGGAAGTACGCGTACCCACGCTCGCGTCCGCGCCCGACCCGGCCGCGCAGCTGGTGCAGCTGAGCCAGCCCCAGCAGGTCACCGCGTTCCACCAGCAGGGTGTTGGCGTTCGAGATGTCCAGCCCGGTCTCGACGATCGTGGTGCAGACGAGCACGTCGTACTCGTTCTCCCAGAATCCCTGGATGATCTTTTCGAGTTTCTCCTCGTTCATCTGGCCGTGCGCGGTGACGACGCGCGCCTCCGGCACCAGCTCGCGAATACGCTTCGCGGCCTTCTCGATCGAGGAAACCCTGTTGTGCACGTAGAAGACCTGGCCGTCGCGCAGCAGCTCGCGCCGGATCGCGGCACCGACCTGCTTGTCGTCGTACGCGCCGACATAGGTCAGGATCGGGTGCCTGTCCTCGGGCGGGGTCAGGATCGTGGACATCTCGCGGATCCCGGCGAGCGACATCTCCAGCGTCCGCGGGATCGGGGTCGCCGACATCGTCAGGACGTCGACGTGTGTCCGCAGCGCCTTGATGTGTTCCTTGTGCTCGACGCCGAACCGCTGTTCCTCGTCGACGATCACCAGGCCGAGATCCTTGTACCGGATCCCGGTCTGCAGCAGGCGATGCGTGCCGATCACGATGTCGACGTCGCCCGAGGACAACTGTTCGAGAATCGCGTCGGACTCGGTCTTGTTCGTGAATCGCGAGAGCCCTTTGATCTTCACCGGGAACGAACTCATCCGTTCGGTGAAGGTGTTGAGGTGCTGCTGCGCGAGCAGCGTCGTGGGCACCAGCACCGCGACCTGCTTGCCGTCCTGCACCGCCTTGAACGCCGCGCGCACCGCGATCTCGGTCTTGCCGTAGCCGACGTCGCCGCAGATGACGCGGTCCATCGGGACGCCGCGTTCCATATCCGCCTTGACCTCGTCGATCGCGGCGAGCTGGTCGTTGGTCTCGGTGAACGGGAAGGCGTCCTCGAGTTCACCCTGCCACGGGGTGTCCGGCCCGAACGGATGCCCTGGCGCGGCCTGGCGCGCGGCGTAGAGCTGCACGAGCTCGGCGGCGATCTCCTTGACCGCCTTCTTCGCCTTGGCCTTGGTGTTCTTCCAGTCGGACCCGCCGAGTTTGTTCAGTGTCGGCAGCTCGCCGCCGACGTAGCGGGAGACCTCGTCGAGCTGGTCGGTCGGGACGAACAGCCGGTCTCCCGGATGTCCGCGTTTGGAGGAGGCGTACTCCAGCAGCAGGTACTCACGGGTCGCGCCGGCGACGGTCCGCTGCACCATCTCGACGAACCGCCCGATGCCGTGCTGGTCGTGCACGACGTAGTCGCCGGCCTTGAGAGCGAGCGGGTCCACGGCGTTGCGGCGCCGCGACGGCATCTTGGTACTGAAGTCCTTTGTGGACGTTCCAGCGCCGGCACCCCTGCCGGTCAGGTCCGACTCGGACAGCACCACGAGGGCACGCTCCGGCGAGACGAAACCGTCCGAAAGACCGCCGCACGTCACCGTCACGACGCCGGGCGTCAGCGGACCGGTGATGCCTTCCGCGAGTGACGCGGGCACCTCTCCCGCCGACAGCTGCTCGACGGCGCGGGTCGCGGTGCCGTGCCCGGCGACGACGAGTACGGCCGTCCCGCCCGCGGCCGTGTGCGCGCGCAGGTCGGTCGTCGCGCGTTCGACCTCGCCGCGGTAGTTCGGCGCGGCCTCGACCGAGACGCGGTAGACGTCGGGATCGTCGCTGGCCAGCTGCGTCAGGCTCCACCAAGGACGCTTCGTCTCCTGAGCGTGCTTCGCGATCTCCGCGAGGTCCCGGTACGCGGACGCTCCGAGGTCGATCGGCGCCTGCCCGCCCGCGGCGGCCGTGGTCCAGGACGCTTCGAGGAACTCCTGCCCGGTGCGGACCAGGTCGGCCGCGCGGGCACGGATCTTCTCCGGATCGGCCAGCAGCACGTGCGTGCCCTGGGGCATCGCGTCGGTCAGCAGGTCCAGCTCGCCCTCGCACAGCACGGGGATGAGCGCCTCCATACCCTCGACGGGGATCCCGCCGGACAGTTTGGTGAGCATCTCGGTGAGCTGGGCGTCCGCCTCGTACGTCGTCGCCAGCTCGGCGGCCTTCGCGCGCACCGGCTCGGAGAGCAGCAGCTCACGGCACGGCGGCGCGCTGACATGCTGGATCTCGCCGGGCAGCGACCGCTGGTCGGACACCGCGAACGCGCGGATCTCACTGACCTCGTCGCCCCAGAACTCGACCCGGACCGGATGCTGCGCCGTCGGCCCGAACAGGTCCAGGATGCCGCCGCGCACGGCGAACTCGCCGCGCTTCTCGACCATGTCCACCCGCGTGTAGGCGAGCTCGACCAGCTGCTCCAGCAGCCCTTCGAAACTCTGCTCCTCGCCGACGACCAGGTCGATCGGCGCGAGCGAACCGAGCCCTGGCGCCATCGGCTGGATGAGGCTGCGGACGGTCGCGACGACGACGCGGAGCCCGTCCGAGCCGGTCTTGAGCCGGTGCAGCACCTCCAGCCGCCTGCCGACGGTGTCCGCCCGCGGGGACAGCCGCTCGTGCGGCAGCGTCTCCCAGGACGGGAAGTCGACGACGGCGCCTTCGCCGAGGAACGACTTCAGCGAAGCTGTCAGCTCGTCGGCCTCGCGGCCGGTGGCG
This window encodes:
- a CDS encoding zf-HC2 domain-containing protein; protein product: MNKEHVSERLLAGYVRGDDGLTGDEVWAVEAHLESCADCRGRLSEVSSPMVSALVDDVWAGLGPKLAETGPGRSRSRWAGRLHTWVTPVMLPWLVMIILIPATGFLLDWAGFTWSGGYSFVQLFSPVLPVLGVAVSWSKGLDPAYELVTSAPRGGFYLVLRRTTAVLAVVLPVQALAAWVAGGGFGLGLLPSLAFTTGTLALGGLIGVTRAAYVLSGIWLTVVLAPAVASQGRATAFDPHLLPVWGVIFALTAVVVVLRRSSFGLLSGTER
- a CDS encoding ABC transporter ATP-binding protein, which translates into the protein MRAVGAAEVAPTTYAWQIKAEGLKVRVGKRKFAVNGLDLELGTGVHGLLGPNGAGKTTLIRALATVLRPAEGGLALLGESVGGFTDQRRLRRRIGYLPQNFGYYKRFTVREFVEYIAWLKEMSKEDIPGAVQRSIERVGLADRADDKMKTLSGGMVRRVGIAQAIVNDPDVLLLDEPTAGLDPAQRVRFRDLMQELGRDACVVVSTHLVEDVATACTDVVLFENGKLVFQGTPDELAAAGSAEHVGDSPIERGYSALLGHEPGKGNW
- a CDS encoding PPOX class F420-dependent oxidoreductase, producing MFSEAELDFLATQELGRLATAQPDGTLQVSPVGYAYNTETRTIDIRGYELAKSKKFRNVAANGQAAFVVDDMPSYDPPRIRCLEIRGRAEALTGACTPDGHLDGAVIRIHPSRIISLGIDDPDHDPLDLVPHNRNV
- a CDS encoding MazG family protein, yielding MTAAVVVIARGATLPAEALSILRSGQAVYAASDIDADVFGVPPLEGAQVRDLVLIAGSRREPKAAALIRSGARVIEAPVPPLVEAAEVMDRLRSPGGCPWDAIQTHESLRQYLVEETYELLDAIEDGDRAALREELGDVLLQVLFHARVAIEDAADPFGIDEVASDLVAKLVGRHPHVFTDAPRVETVGDQNLKWEELKQAEKSRQSIVDGVALGQPAVALAGKLGQRSGRAGIPLDLFPEGSEAAAQLFRVAAIARRAGIDPEGELRAVAKRFAQDIRDAEQAARDAGLEPTTLEADGWRKFWPS
- a CDS encoding RNA polymerase sigma factor; protein product: MKGTEPDEEQLVRRTAKGDRAAFEELYRRTSPWLAVRLRRRCADEQIVAEVMQETYLAVWRAAGAFAGSAVGGSAVGWLWTIAARRLVDAFRRRARYAQPMPVAEAVVAPAAEDEALAGAVGDHVGDALRRLAPELRQVLQAMVLDGLTVRETAVLLGLPEGTVKTRARRARIAMREALS
- a CDS encoding winged helix-turn-helix transcriptional regulator, translated to MGTFDERRIFEEWVAVHGRDCPSRTVIEVLANKWALYVLGAIRRYERPMRFSELRRLLDGITQKMLTQTLRTLERDGLIRRDVYPTVPPRVEYGLTPLGVDVGRLTNAVAEWAVENVDQIFAARSAFDEKAAAPTQPL
- the efeB gene encoding iron uptake transporter deferrochelatase/peroxidase subunit; the encoded protein is MTGAEHTSVSRRKLFGMAGAGAALVGTGAAAGFGANRLLGGDSPAQAAQSVVEFHGEHQAGIVTPVQENLHFVALDVTTKDREKLVKLLRTWTDAARRMTAGQEVGTGGAVGGAPAAPPSDTGEALDLAASSLTLTIGFGPSLFDDRFGLASKRPAALIDLPLFPQDKLDPARGGGDICIQACADDPQVAVHAIRNLVRLGFGVTAVRWSQLGFGRSSSTSRAQSTPRNLFGFKDGTRNVKAEETDILRDQVWATAEDGQPWMAGGSYLVARRIRMHIETWDRESLKGQEGIVGRSKGTGAPLGQSAEFDAPDFQVGGAGGEKLIPEDSHVRLASHENLNGARILRRGYNFVDGSDGVGHLEAGLFFLAFNRDTRKQFVPMQQALSSKDAMMEYLQHTGSAHFAVPPGVREGGFWGEGLFA
- a CDS encoding NADP-dependent oxidoreductase, whose translation is MRKIQQVSFGGPDVLQLIESEKPVPGEGQVLVRVHAAGVNPADWKIRNGLVVGDLPLTVGLDFSGVVDSAGTRFQPGDEVYGVTFPPNGSYAEYVAVSEDALALKPKSLDHVEAAALPIAALTAWQPFTKVFPVGPGHRVLIHAAAGGVGHLAVQIAKARGAYVIGTARKAKHAFLRDLGADELIDYTTSDFSKSQVIDVVLDPISGDYGPRSLDTLKPGGSLIDIVGHGPDRTEVRRKADELGLRFAEFYVSPSETDLAEIAALAEAGALRVSIADVLPLEQAAKAHELSESGRVQGKLVLTI